Proteins from a genomic interval of Xiphophorus maculatus strain JP 163 A chromosome 7, X_maculatus-5.0-male, whole genome shotgun sequence:
- the txndc9 gene encoding thioredoxin domain-containing protein 9, whose amino-acid sequence MAIPVEIISKVIEQTAKVVDEQVEAQLSKLNEMDDDDLERLKERRLEALKKAQKQKQEWLSKGHGEYREISSEKDFFGEVKDSKNVVCHFYRNSTFRCKILDKHLTLLAKKHVETKFIKLNVEKAPFLTERLRIKVIPTLALLLDGKTKDYVVGFTDLGNTDEFSTEMLEWRLGCADVINYSGNLMEPPTGSQKSGSKITKVEKKSIRGRGYDSDSDDD is encoded by the exons ATGGCCATTCCCGTTGAAATCATAAGCAAGGTGATAGAGCAAACGGCTAAGGTGGTAGACGAGCAGGTGGAGGCGCAGCTCAGCAAGCTGAATGAAATGGACGATGACGATCTTGAGAGGCTGAAGGAAAGACGATTGGAGGCACTTAAAAAAGCACAGAAGCAAAAGCAA GAGTGGCTGTCCAAAGGCCATGGCGAGTACAGAGAAATCTCCAGCGAGAAAGACTTTTTTGGTGAAGTAAAGGACAGCAAGAATGTTGTCTGCCACTTTTACAGAAATTCAACCTTCAG aTGTAAGATCCTGGACAAACACCTGACTCTCTTGGCAAAGAAGCATGTTGAAACCAAGTTCATTAAACTAAATGTAGAAAAGGCCCCATTTTTGACAGAGAGGCTACGCATCAAAGTTATTCCTACACTGGCTTTGCTTTTAGATGGGAAAACAAAGGATTATGTAGTGGGATTCACAGATCTGGGCAACACAGATGAGTTTTCCACCGAGATGCTTGAATGGAGACTTGGCTGCGCAGATGTGATTAACTACAG CGGCAACCTGATGGAGCCACCGACAGGATCACAAAAGTCTGGCTCAAAGATCACAAAAGTGGAGAAGAAAAGTATCAGAGGGCGAGGTTACGACTCCGACTCCGACGACGACTGA
- the mrpl30 gene encoding 39S ribosomal protein L30, mitochondrial translates to MSGICRSLSFLTSKALKDATVLSPCSWFVPARSKFSKSRIPETIFEERSKEHEKYGGDPEQPHKLHIVTRVKSAMRRPYWEKNIVKYFGLQKAHKPVIHKNTPSVNNQLKIIKHLIRIQPLKTPHGLPSEEDMADTYINSKGELIVRRLLQPVDNKAIES, encoded by the exons GCATTGAAAGACGCCACAGTTTTATCACCTTGTTCGTGGTTTGTGCCCGCTCGCAGCAAATTTTCCAAATCAAGAATCCCAGAGACG ATTTTTGAAGAGAGATCAAAAGAGCACGAGAAGTATGGAGGCGATCCGGAGCAACCTCACAAACTGCACATAGTGACCCGGGTCAAAAGTGCAATGCGAAGGCCATACTGGGAGAAGAACATCGTGAAATACTTTGGACTTCAAAAG GCCCACAAACCTGTAATCCATAAAAACACACCTTCAGTTAATAACCAACTGAAAATTATCAAGCATCTTATAAG GATACAGCCCCTGAAAACTCCACATGGTCTCCCTTCTGAGGAGGACATGGCCGACACATACATCAACAGCAAGGGAGAGCTGATTGTACGTCGCCTTCTCCAACCTGTCGACAACAAGGCTATTGAGTCTTAG